AACCATACCAAGCTTGGAATTGTGACAGTTTTTTGAATATCGACGACACGGGTGATCTCGGGTGGGGATGAAATGGCGAATTTGTTATTTGCAGGATGAGTCGATCAATAAGATCTTTCTGACGCACTATAACTTTATGTTTTTGATCTAATATTAATACTCAATATCCGCACACATCAACTTCTGTGCTCTGTCTCTGAAAAGCGCTTCCCCAGGTAAACCGTTGGTTTACTTAACTTACGTAAGTTATTACACTTCGGTAAGTTATTTATATTTGGGGACTAGGCTATGGGACAAATCATTCTTCTCGGCAGCCAGAAAGGCGGCTGCGGTAAATCGACACTGGCTGTTAACATTGCCGGCTGGTTGGTACACCAGGGCAAAGATGTCATGTTGGTTGACGCCGACCCGCAAGGCTCATCGGCACGTTGGGCGCAGGATCGCCAGGAGCAGGAAATGCTGAAGCATATTCCGCACGTCCAGGCATCGGGCAATATCAACCAGACCTTGAAAGATCTGGCCGCGCGCTACGACTATGTTGTTGCCGACACCGCCGGTCGCGACAGCCGGGAGCTCCGGACCGGTATGGTGATCGCTGACGTGCTGCTTTCTCCTTCCCGTCCGTCCCAGTATGATCTGGATACCCTGCCGCACCTGACCGAAGTCTTTCTGCAAGCCCAGGATCTCAACCCGAACTTGAAAGGTTACCTGGTCCTCAATATGTGTCCGACCAACCCGGTGATCAAAGAAGCGGATGAGGCAAAGTCCTACCTGGCAGAATTTCCGGAGTTCGGCGTTGCTACTTCGCTAATCTATGACCGTAAAGCATTCCGGGATTGTATCTCAGAAGGCAAAACCATCTTTGAGTGGAAAGATGCCAAAGCCAAAGCTGAAATCAGTGCACTGATGGAGGAGGTGTTCCGTGGTTAAACCTCGCACTCGTCAACCATCC
Above is a genomic segment from Photobacterium sp. TY1-4 containing:
- a CDS encoding AAA family ATPase, which produces MGQIILLGSQKGGCGKSTLAVNIAGWLVHQGKDVMLVDADPQGSSARWAQDRQEQEMLKHIPHVQASGNINQTLKDLAARYDYVVADTAGRDSRELRTGMVIADVLLSPSRPSQYDLDTLPHLTEVFLQAQDLNPNLKGYLVLNMCPTNPVIKEADEAKSYLAEFPEFGVATSLIYDRKAFRDCISEGKTIFEWKDAKAKAEISALMEEVFRG